From the genome of Candidatus Cloacimonas sp., one region includes:
- the hpt gene encoding hypoxanthine phosphoribosyltransferase has protein sequence MNKMNCDISAVLFDEYKIQTRIHELGLEISNGYRGSIPVLIGILKGGFIFLADLARSITIPIEVDFLAISSYGSNTSSSGVVKIRKDIDIDISGRDVIVIEDIVDTGLSLAYIKDYLCQHKPASLKTCVLLDKPDAHKTDVTFDYIGFSIKNEFVVGYGLDYAEKYRNLPFIGILKEELYR, from the coding sequence ATGAATAAGATGAATTGTGATATTTCTGCCGTCCTTTTTGATGAATACAAAATTCAAACCCGTATTCATGAATTAGGGCTGGAAATTTCCAATGGCTATAGAGGCAGCATACCTGTATTGATAGGTATTCTTAAAGGCGGTTTCATATTTTTGGCTGATTTGGCACGCAGTATCACTATCCCGATAGAAGTGGATTTTTTGGCAATTTCCAGTTACGGTAGCAATACCAGCAGTAGTGGAGTTGTAAAAATTCGTAAGGATATAGATATTGACATTTCGGGCAGAGATGTGATAGTAATAGAAGATATTGTGGATACAGGTCTTTCGCTGGCATATATTAAGGACTATCTTTGCCAGCACAAACCGGCAAGTTTGAAGACCTGCGTTCTTTTGGATAAGCCCGACGCACATAAGACAGATGTTACTTTTGACTATATCGGATTTTCTATTAAAAACGAATTTGTGGTGGGCTATGGATTGGATTATGCAGAAAAATATCGTAACCTGCCCTTTATAGGAATATTGAAAGAAGAGCTTTATAGATGA
- the tilS gene encoding tRNA lysidine(34) synthetase TilS, translated as MEIAEALKRLEKNITENKLIQNGEKLLLGCSGGADSNAMLYLFSRLRVSLNLTLLAVHINHQIRGAESDKDEQSVKELCIKLNIPIIIHRINIPEKGNLENQARKKRMESFNKVLESYKMDKILLAHQREDQAETVILNLLRGSGISGMAGIKPVSGKIVHPLLCFSRKDLEDILNKAGITWRTDSSNRNNKFRRNFLRNELIPLLEKEFNPELKKHLSQLADYFAQAESIFKQKNKTHFKRLCLDQQPGKIVLDKNSLVKLNKIERYYLLRDVFQQVCACDSDFFAVHYQAIENVLNAHGSKTLCLPHKITVIKQYEELIVQIESEKEPQDIEPLLIDADRTLAVYGNYRFTFKYLRILPKEQKMVGEEEQVIIDADKVKSPFYIRFRKPGDKFIPFGMTQFKRLKEFFIDEKVPKYERDSIPVFDDGEKLFWIAGLRLDNRVRYDESTTRYLQITAHTISSKSRKAIHKKIRGNNE; from the coding sequence ATGGAAATTGCGGAAGCGTTAAAACGGCTGGAAAAGAACATCACTGAAAATAAGCTAATCCAAAATGGTGAAAAACTTTTGCTTGGTTGTTCCGGTGGTGCAGATTCCAATGCTATGCTATATCTGTTCTCCAGATTAAGGGTCTCTTTAAATTTAACTTTACTGGCTGTGCATATCAATCATCAGATTCGGGGTGCAGAAAGCGATAAAGATGAACAATCGGTAAAAGAACTCTGTATAAAGCTAAACATCCCCATCATTATCCACAGAATCAATATTCCCGAGAAAGGCAATCTGGAAAATCAGGCGCGTAAAAAGCGGATGGAGTCCTTTAACAAAGTGCTGGAGAGTTATAAAATGGATAAAATTCTGCTTGCCCATCAAAGAGAAGACCAGGCAGAAACAGTTATTTTGAATCTTTTAAGGGGCTCAGGAATAAGCGGAATGGCAGGCATCAAACCTGTTTCCGGTAAAATTGTGCATCCTTTGTTATGCTTCAGCCGTAAAGATTTGGAAGATATTTTAAATAAAGCAGGAATTACCTGGAGGACAGATTCCAGCAATCGGAATAATAAATTCCGCCGCAATTTTTTACGCAATGAACTTATTCCCCTTTTGGAGAAAGAATTTAACCCCGAGTTGAAAAAACATCTATCCCAATTAGCTGATTATTTTGCCCAGGCAGAAAGTATATTCAAACAAAAGAATAAAACTCATTTCAAACGCTTGTGTTTAGACCAGCAGCCAGGTAAGATAGTTCTGGATAAAAACTCCCTGGTAAAGCTTAACAAAATTGAAAGATACTATCTATTACGCGATGTTTTCCAACAGGTTTGTGCTTGTGACAGTGATTTTTTTGCTGTTCATTATCAAGCAATTGAGAATGTTTTAAACGCTCACGGCAGTAAAACTCTTTGCTTACCGCACAAAATAACTGTTATTAAACAATATGAAGAACTGATTGTGCAAATAGAATCTGAAAAAGAACCGCAGGATATAGAACCGCTGCTGATTGATGCTGACCGCACTTTGGCAGTTTATGGAAATTACCGTTTCACTTTCAAATACTTGCGAATTTTGCCCAAGGAGCAAAAAATGGTTGGAGAAGAAGAACAAGTTATCATAGATGCCGATAAAGTGAAAAGTCCCTTTTATATTCGTTTTCGTAAACCGGGAGATAAATTTATACCTTTCGGAATGACTCAATTCAAACGCCTGAAAGAGTTTTTTATTGACGAAAAAGTCCCTAAATATGAGAGGGATTCAATACCCGTTTTTGATGATGGGGAAAAGTTATTTTGGATTGCAGGATTGCGTTTGGATAACCGGGTTCGCTATGATGAAAGCACTACCCGCTATTTACAAATAACCGCCCATACGATTTCATCCAAGTCCCGCAAAGCAATCCATAAAAAGATAAGAGGAAACAATGAATAA